The region TAGCTCTTGGCTCAGAGTCGCCCTCCCCAACACCACTTCTGTGATCATTTCCTGTAACTCAATCAGACAGATCTCCCCAACACGTGCTTCTACTGCTCTTCCGCTCTTCTTCAGCCTCCAGTCCAGGGGCATCTCCCAGACTTTGTCCTTGACATAAACAAGTCTTTTGTCATCTCAGTTGCAAATGCCCAACTGCCCACCAAGAGAGTAGAGACCCAGGGCCATTCAGCTGGTCGTTGACGGAAGAGTACTGTAGCTGGCATCTGAGACGTCCTTTACCCCTGAGGTTTAGATGCACATGTTGGGTACTGCTGTGCGGGCATGCCTGGGGATCTGTGGGTGGAGAAGAGGtgataatattttctcatttgtggcTTCTCATCCTCTGCCTCCTTctaatcttatatttatttagcatgAAAATGGCCAAAGCACCATCTGTGAAAAAGCACGGGGAcacattctttttctaaaaaaaacaaaacaaaacaaaacaaaagccatgtTTTCCCTGCTCTAGATGAAGTGCTTAGAGCATCCTTGGGGCAGTGCCTCACTTGGCCGTGGGTCTAAGCATGAGCTTCTAATGTCAGCTTTTTGGGATCCATGAACATCTTCAAGTGGTATACAAACTTTTGTGTGTCTTTAGATATGAttgttttgggggagggaggttCACCAGCTTTCATGAGATACCATGAAGGCCCATAACCTAAAAATACTAAGAATCACtaacttaggggtgcctgggtgactctgtcgTTGATgtgtctgccttcgtctcaggtcatgatcctggggtcttgggatcaagccccatattgggcttcctacttatgaggagcctgattctccctctccctctgcctgctgctcaccctgcttatactcactctctctttttgtcaaataaataaataaaatctttagaaaaataatcactAACTTAATAGACAcaacaaattgtttttttatagGCAGAGACGAAGATAACTGGTTTGCAACACCACCCACCCTGAGGATCATCCTGGTGGGCAagacaggcagcgggagaagtgCCACAGGGAACAGCATCCTCTGCCAGCCGGTGTTCGAGTCCAGGCTGGGGAACCAGCCTGTGACCAAAACGTGCCAGGGGGAGACAGGGACCTGGAACGCAAGGAGCATCCTGGTGGTCGACACGCCCCCCCTCTTCGAGGCAGAGGCTCAGACCCAAGAGCTGTACAAGGCCATCGGGGACTGCTACCTGCTGTCCGCCCCAGGGCCCCACGTGCTGCTGCTGGTGACCCCACTGGGGCGCTTCACTGCCCAGGACGCGGTGGCCGTGAGGAAGGTGAAGGAGGTCTTCGGGGCGGGGGCCATGAGGCACGTGGTGGTCCTGTTCACCCACAAGGAGGACTTGGCGGGCGAGTCCCTGGACGACTACCTGGCGGACACGGACAACCACAGCCTgaggagcctggtgcaggagTGCGGGAGGAGGTACTGCGCCTTCAACAACAGGGCCaccggggaggagcagagggagcagctggcCAGGCTGATGGCCGTGGTggagaggctggagagggagaCGGGCGGCGCCTTCTACAGCAACGACCTCTTCTTCCAAGCCCAGCTGCTGCAGCGAGGCGGAGGTGGCACCCGCGGGGCGGAGCTGGGGGGCTACCTGGCCAGTGTGCGGGTGCAGGTGGAAAAGCAGAAGCGAGACCTGCGAGGTCCCGGGAGTACCTGGGCCTGCCCGGCGCTCCTTAAAATCACAAAGTGGATGCTTTCTCATATCGGGATTTCTGCGGTCCTTATTATATGCCTTTTGATTTTCCTTGCCACTTTAATTAACCTGTGTATTACTCATGGGCACTGAGCCTTTTCAGGTGATTGCTGCATCAGCTGGTTTGTGTGTTCAGAGTCACCATCTCTGGGCCAGAGCCTTTGATTTTTTTACCTAATGTCACGTTCCATTTCTCTCCATCACATCTGGACACGCTGTCCATTTTCTTCAAGCCTTTTAGGTAAAtaaaacccaaaggaaaaaaaatatttttcttttttgttttgttaagaattGTGATGGTACAAGAGAAACTGTCACGAAGTGGTTGGGACGTGCAGGGAGGCAGGTGGCGGGGGGCGAAGCCATGGGGATGTGCCACCTCTGGGCCCTGCTTCAAGCCATTGTGCTGTTGGGGGAGACACGTGTGTTATATTAAAAGTTGGTGACAGAATGCCTTATTTTATTCAGAAACATGCTCTGATTTCATCAGAGTTAGTCATAAAAGCTGAcacccacccccctaccccctgGGAGAAAGAATGATGAGGAGGGGTAAGGGCCAGTTCCTGAGACCAGAAGAGGCCCTGGAACAGGTACAGGAGGGGGTCATAGCAGCACGATAGGGGCTGAGCCTCAGGAAAAGCAGTCACTAGGAAATTATCAGTGGCTGAGAAAACAAAGGAACTGTAATTTCTTAGAGTAGGGGTGGTAGGGCTGGATAGTGAATAAAATTTTAGGCTTAAAAATGGTCTAtagttgggtgcctgggtggctcagtgggttaagcatctgcctttggctcaggtcatgagcctggggttctgggatcaagccccacgtcgggctccctgctcctcaggaagtctgcttctccctctcccactcctcctgacttgtgctctcactccctctctctctctcaaatgaataaataaaatatctttttaagaaatggtcTATAGTCTACTCAATTCTGTCCTGGTAATGCAAAAGCCGCCACAGGCTCCAGGAGGCTGCATTCCCATAAAGCTTGACAAACTATGACCTTTGAATTTGCTGTAACTTTCACATGTGGCCATAAAAACATTATTCTTCCTCTGATGTCCTCAACCATTTTAAATTGTGAAGGCCTTTCGCACCTCACAGGCTGTATAAAACACCTTGCAGTTCAGACTAGGTCCATCTCACAGTGTGTTTCCTGTTGCTGGTCGAGCTACATCGCATGCAACATCTTAACCTCAAACCCAGTACAGTCCAGTTCAATCAGATGTGCTCTCTGTGGGAATTTGAGGAAAGTGTCATACCCAACATTTCAATGGTAGTAAAGAGAAGAGGGCAGACCTTGGGGTGGACTCTAAGCCGAGGTCATGAATTCAGTGGAAACAGACAAATCAGATGAGGGGCATCTTTGGtagccaccccctgccctccttctctgctcctttgTATTCTGGGAGGGAGACCTGCAGTCGTCCCAGGCAGCCTGTGGCTGGATGGGTAAATAGCTAATTCTGGGGTGAGTCTTAGGGACTCAATGTGACACCCAGGGGTAATCTCCAAACCTCTATGGGTGACAAAGATACCACATTGACCTCTACAGCTGCATTGAGTAATTGACTCCAGACATGTCAAAAGACGTTATATTCAAGTCCTCAAACCCGGGACATGCCAAGTTTTCAGACCAAGGACCACCCCCTGAAGGCAGCATTCTCAATTTGTGCCACCTTACCGGATCTCTCCTTGCTTGAGTCAATCCAGTGCAGCTCCATTTACTACGGGAGTGCTGAGAGCTGGGTTCTACGCCGGGCACCAGGAATATGAGAAAAATGGTACACGGCTCCTGCTCTACATAAGGGATCACGTGATAGAGGGATAAAGGGCGCACAGACATGGATGTAAGAGTAATTTGTTCAGAGGTAAGATGTTGGCCAAAAGGATTGCACACAGGCTCCCTAGACAGGGTAGTGTTTGTGTCTGTCTAGGAACACGCTGACTGGCCTCTCTGGGCAGTCCCTGCTTGGGGAGGCCACTATCCAGGAGGGGAAGGGAATCAGCACTTGAGAGGTGCAGGGAGAGACGGGGCTGGGCGGGGATCTCAGTAGGTCCCTCAGGGTTCCACTGCTGTCTTCTAGGAAAAGGGAgtcattgggacgcctgggtggctcagtggttgaatgtctgccttaggctcaggtcgtgatcccggggtcctgggatggagtcccatgtcaggctccccacagtgagcctgcatctccctctgcctatgtctctgcctctctctgtgtctctcatgaataaataaataaaatcttaaaaaaaaaaaaaagaaaagaaaaaaagggagccACTGGAGGTTTTTAAGGAGATTCGCATATTTTAGGAAGATTCCGTGGCAGCAATGTGGTGGTTGGATTATATAAATGTAAGCCTGGGGGCAGGGATaacatttagaaaagaagatTTCCATCTGAGCCATCAGGGGTTGAGCTGCAGCAGAGGGAAtgggatggagaggagaggacacCCATGGGCAACCCTGACAAAGGGTGGAATTTACACCAGGTGGTTCTGGACAGCAATGTAGACCCTTCCCAATCTCCGGTTTCCGAAGGCAGGGCATTCCTAGGAAACCTTTTGAAAGCCAACACGGCAGcgtaaagcaaagaaacaattacCGTTAATTTATATGGAACATTTTTGAACATTCCCAgacaccccaccaccccaccactcCCGCCAAATGatctttctttggcttttccAATACCCTCAGACACATTTTGCTAATGGATGCATGAAATCAGTTGAGAATGAAGCCCAGAGCTGTGGCGGCGGACACCGAGATGCTGTGTGGGGCTCCCGGAGAAGCACCGGCCAAGCCACTCTGGCTGCCCCGGATGCACGCTGCCCCTCCCATCGGCTCATTGCAAAACCAGCTGaatgttattttcactttttgccacttgttgtaaaaatgaaaatcctcTTCGAGTTTTCTTTCACTAAGGGAAAACAGGCACTAATGTAAATGGTTGTATAAAAGCGAAGTGGAAATGACATGACACGCACTTTCAAAAGCAGGGGATTCCTGGATCAGGGAGGGAACCAGGTTTCAGCCTTGGGGCCCTGGGCCTTCAGAGGGTGAGTGGGTTGAGCAGAAGAAGGTGATCCAACAAGGTTGGATCTGAATGTGCCAAACTTGAAGCCATCGGAGGCACAAgtccagatccaggagacagtGGGTGACCTTGCCTCCCTCCAGGAAGTCACCTGGATGAAGCAAAAACTTGGCTCAAGAAAGTATGGGGGAGCAGGGCTGCAAGAGGAGGGCCACCCCCAGGTGTGTGGCTAGTCCATACCCAGCAAGTGGCCTGTTTCTCCACCAGCGGCAGCAGTAATGTGCAATAATCCGCATCCCTTCTTTGTCACTCTCCTAGCCCAAAGAGATTTTATagcagagatggagaaagggtTTTGTTAAACCTTTACTCATTCATATTCGAATGTTTGCCAAAGTAATTCCTtgaccacaaatgttggagaggatgcggagaaaaggaaaccctcttacactgttggtgggaatgtgaactggtgcagccactctggaaaactgtgtggaggttcctcaaagagttaaaagtagacctgccctacgacccagcaattgcaatgctggggatttaccccaaaggttcagatgcaatgaaacgccgggacacctgcaccccgatgtttatagcagcaatgtccacaatagccaaactgtggaaggagcctcagtgtccatcgaaagatgaatggataaagaagatgtggtttatgtatacaatggaatattcctcagccattagaaacgacaaatacccaccatttgcttggatggaactggaaggtattatgctgagtgaagtaagtcaatcggagaaggacaaacagtgtatgttctcattcatttggggaatataaataatagtgaaagggaatagaagggaagggagaagaaatgtgtgggaaatatcagaaagggagacagaacataaagactcctaactcggggaaacgaactaggggtggttgagggggaggagggcgggtggtgggggtgaatgggtgacgggcactgaggggggcacttgatgggatgagcactgggtgttattctgtatgttggaaaattgaacaccaataaaaaataaatttattattaaaaaaaaaaaaacaaagtaattccTTGGAAAGTGTTCAAGAGTGAGCTCTGTCTCTCCCCCAGACTGTGAAGGAAGTACAGAGGAGACCTGCCCAGAGGTGCTCACATTCCcccaccctctctgatttttttcaaaataatccaaTGAGAGGGAGTTTTCACTTTACTCATGATTCACTGAGTGTCTACAACAGAGCAGACACTTTAGTAGTAGAGGGGGGCCCTTCCTAATTCTAGGAACCAGTTCATTTTTCCTCAGTGCACCTTCCTGGAAAGAAGCATGAGAACAAGAAGGCTCTGATAGGatgaaagatgtttaaaaaggAATATGGAGAATTCTTCATTACTTCACATGTTTTCAGATGCAGGTAGAAGCAATTAGGAAATGTGTTGGCAGACACTTCTGAAATCCAGAGATAGAGCGGGCTTCCAGACTGGCTAATTCAGGGCTCAGgttcatttcatttctctatcTGCTTTGAAGCGTTGGCTTCAAGCTCAGGCTGGCTGCGAGATGGCTGCTGGGGTTCCAAGCATCACGCTCACACCCAACAAGCCCAGAGGGAGAAGactgtctctctctgtgggtctctcctGAGAAAGGAGAGACCTTTTGTCTCCACCTCTACAGACTTTTACTCACTTCTCCTTGGCCCGAATTGGGTCTCAGGCCCATTCTTGAACTAGTCACTGCCCCAGAGAATGGGGTCATATATAGACCAGCAAGGCATTCCCAGAGCTGAACTGTTGTCCTCTTCTTCTGAGGCACTTGGCTCCGTTCAGGAGAGGTGGGAGAACCGTTCAGGAGAGGTGGGGACCTGAACCAAACCCTAACTCTGTAAGGAAGAAGGAGAATGGGAGCTGTAGAGACAACAAGCCGTGTCATCTGTGGAAGATGAGAATTTCAGAACTGGGGACACACAGGAAAACGAACCATGAGGAGATACTTCAGGAAGTGCTGTGACATACAGATGacagaatgttttttaaaactctctgcccagggacacctgggtgtatgtctcagtggttgagcgtctgcctttggctcaggtcatgatcccagggtcctgggatcaagtcctgcatcaggttccttgcagggagcctgcttctccctctacctatgtctctgcctctctcataaataaataaataaataaataaataaataaataaataaataaataaatatctttaaactctatgcccgatatggggcttgaactcacgaccccaaaatcaaaagtcacatgctctacagactgagccagccaggcatctcagATGACACAAAATTAAAGATGATACAGGATGATCAGCAGAAGTAAGCTGCACAGGATGAGACAAACTCAAAATTCATAAGGAGAAATGAGCCAGCTTTTGATGTGAGGAGCGCCGGGCAGGCCCAGGTACTCCCGGGACCTCGCAGGTCTCGCTTCTGCTTTTCCACCTGCACCCGCACACTGGCCAGGTAGCCCCCCAGCTCCGCCCCGCGGGTGCCACCTCCGCCTCGCTGCAGCAGCTGGGCTTGGAAGAAGAGGTCGTTGCTGTAGAAGGCGCCGCCCGtctccctctccagcctctccACCACGGCCATCAGCCTGgccagctgctccctctgctcctccccggtGGCCCTGTTGTTGAAGGCGCAGTACCTCCTCCCGCActcctgcaccaggctcctcAGGCTGTGGTTGTCCGTGTCTGCCAGGTAGTCGTCCAGGGACTCGCCCGCCAAGTCCTCCTTGTGGGTGAACAGGACCACCACGTGCCTCATGGCCCCCGCCCCGAAGACCTCCTTCACCCTCCTCACGGCCACCACGTCCTGGGCAGTGAAGAGCCCCAGTGGGGTCACCAGCAGCAGCACGTGGGGCCCTGGGGCGGAAAGCAGGTAGCAGTCCCCGATGGCCTTGTACAGCTCTTGGGTCTGAGCCTCTGCCTCGAAGAGGGGGGGCGTGTCGACCACCAGGATGCTCCTTCCGTTCCAGGTCCCTGTCTCCCCCTGGCACGTTTTGGTAACAGGGTAGTTCCCCAGCCTGGACTCGAACACCGGCTGGCAGAGGATGCTGTTCCCTGTGTCATACATGCATACATGAACATGGTTTTGCACAAACATGGGAAAGAAGTTTGGTAGTATCACCAAAGGGTTTTTCTACTCTGAGCTCATTCTGTTCAAAATTTTAGGTTCTGAAAAAGGTAGTATCAGTAATATTTTCAGCTTGCACTTATGGGGGACCTTGGGGTGGGTAATTGTTAACcttaattatttaagaataaagatGAGGCTTAGGAAGTTCAAATGTCCAGATTGGCACGGCAATTACTGGTAAACCTGGgatgaaagggacagagagacagagata is a window of Vulpes vulpes isolate BD-2025 chromosome 7, VulVul3, whole genome shotgun sequence DNA encoding:
- the GIMAP5 gene encoding GTPase IMAP family member 5, whose protein sequence is MEGLQRSRYGTMAEGRDEDNWFATPPTLRIILVGKTGSGRSATGNSILCQPVFESRLGNQPVTKTCQGETGTWNARSILVVDTPPLFEAEAQTQELYKAIGDCYLLSAPGPHVLLLVTPLGRFTAQDAVAVRKVKEVFGAGAMRHVVVLFTHKEDLAGESLDDYLADTDNHSLRSLVQECGRRYCAFNNRATGEEQREQLARLMAVVERLERETGGAFYSNDLFFQAQLLQRGGGGTRGAELGGYLASVRVQVEKQKRDLRGPGSTWACPALLKITKWMLSHIGISAVLIICLLIFLATLINLCITHGH